A region from the Salvia splendens isolate huo1 chromosome 15, SspV2, whole genome shotgun sequence genome encodes:
- the LOC121767590 gene encoding autophagy-related protein 101-like isoform X1, whose protein sequence is MNCEICQLKELDVEHFEIREVLRCILHTILFHRALGLVRPKDIDLELFEITYVQCGDVELERKTDEKIEQFIDRAEKHPNKKNQICLSFYEVKNKQPTWFTNKVERLYWEQWYINLNVAQHQKGHSGKSTSSKIVVDPGAEERTARRAALEASLRDVLFQIIRFVNEKKDHIPPVPNLEGVSFPYEITISSSSDSAFGMEMFKRMLQTGNPTMLS, encoded by the exons ATGAACTGCGAAATCTGCCAACTCAAAGAGCTC GATGTTGAGCACTTCGAGATACGCGAAGTTCTTAGAT GCATTTTGCACACTATTTTGTTCCACAGAGCTTTAGGGCTTGTGCGTCCGAAAGACATTGATTTGGAACTTTTCGAGATTACATAT GTACAATGTGGTGATGTAGAACTTGAGAGGAAAACAGATGAGAAGATTGAGCAATTCATAGACAGGGCGGAGAAGCACCCAAATAAGAAAAATCAG ATATGTTTGTCCTTCTATGAGGTCAAAAACAAACAGCCTACATGGTTCACTAATAAAGTTGAGCGCCTCTACTGGGAACAGTGGTACATAAACTTGAATGTAGCACAACACCAGAAAGGGCATTCTGGAAAGTCTACCTCTTCCAAAATAGTAGTTGATCCTGGAG CTGAGGAAAGGACTGCTCGGCGTGCAGCATTAGAAGCTTCGCTTCGTGATGTTCTATTTCAGATAATTAGATTTGTGAATGAAAAGAAGGATCACATTCCTCCAGTTCCAAACCTCGAAGGTGTCTCATTCCCCTATGAAATTACTATCTCAAG TTCGTCAGATTCTGCATTTGGAATGGAAATGTTCAAGAGGATGCTCCAAACCGGGAATCCTACGATGCTCAGCTGA
- the LOC121767115 gene encoding geraniol 8-hydroxylase-like, which yields MDLLTIAVGLLFGLILFHGFQTVRLRGKNFPPGPRPLPFIGNLHLLGPHPHKSLARLANIYGPLMRLRLGSKNTIIISSADVAKQVLQKHDLAFSSRSIPDALHAHDHFKYSVVWLPVSSRWRSLRKAMTSNIFSPSRLDANQHLRTRKVDELISYCRTADAVDIGRASFQTALNALSSTIFSVDLADPISDSAREFKELISNIMEVAGKPNPVDFFPFLTIFDPLGIRRRLSVYFGKVIDISRSLIDERLEKRKEEMNDVIDILLSMPQEIDRTHVEHLCLDLFAAGTDTTSSTVEWAMAEVLKNPETMKRAKAEVEEVIGKGKMVREGDISHLPYLQCIVKETLRLHPPVPFLIPRKVEEDVEVLGHTVPKGSKVFVNLWAIGRDPKVWEKPLDFNPLRFLNSEVDVKGKDFELIPFGAGRRICPGLTLAMRMVPVMLGSLLNSFDWKVEGGKLEMDDKFGITLVKAQPLRAVPIPL from the exons ATGGATTTGCTCACAATCGCCGTTGGATTATTGTTTGGCCTAATTTTATTCCATGGCTTCCAAACAGTGAGGCTGAGGGGCAAAAACTTCCCACCGGGGCCGCGGCCGCTACCATTCATCGGAAACCTCCACCTGCTGGGGCCGCACCCCCACAAATCCCTGGCTCGCCTGGCCAACATCTACGGCCCCCTCATGCGCCTCCGCCTCGGCTCTAAAAACACCATCATCATCTCCTCCGCTGACGTTGCCAAACAAGTCCTGCAGAAGCACGACCTGGCCTTCTCCAGCAGGAGCATCCCCGACGCCCTACACGCCCACGACCACTTCAAGTACTCCGTCGTCTGGCTTCCAGTCTCCTCGCGGTGGCGCAGTCTCCGCAAAGCCATGACCTCTAATATCTTCTCCCCAAGCCGCCTCGACGCCAACCAACACCTCAGGACAAGGAAG GTGGATGAGCTCATAAGCTACTGTCGGACGGCGGATGCGGTGGATATCGGCCGTGCCTCCTTTCAAACTGCCCTCAACGCGCTGTCCAGCACCATTTTCTCAGTGGATTTGGCTGACCCCATCTCTGATTCCGCTAGAGAATTCAAGGAATTGATATCCAACATCATGGAGGTAGCCGGGAAGCCCAACCCGGTcgatttctttccttttctaaCAATATTTGATCCCCTAGGGATACGACGTCGTTTGAGTGTCTATTTTGGGAAAGTGATCGACATTTCCCGTAGCTTGATTGATGAAAGGTTGGAGAAACGGAAAGAAGAGATGAATGATGTGATCGACATCCTCCTCAGCATGCCCCAAGAAATTGACCGGACTCATGTCGAACATTTGTGTCTG GATCTGTTTGCTGCTGGAACAGACACCACTTCCAGCACAGTGGAATGGGCCATGGCGGAGGTGTTAAAGAATCCAGAGACGATGAAAAGAGCAAAAGCTGAGGTAGAGGAGGTGATTGGGAAAGGAAAAATGGTACGCGAGGGTGATATATCACACCTCCCATACTTACAGTGCATTGTGAAGGAGACACTGAGGCTACACCCACCGGTCCCCTTCCTGATCCCACGCAAAGTGGAAGAGGACGTGGAGGTCTTAGGCCACACAGTGCCCAAGGGCTCAAAGGTGTTTGTGAACCTGTGGGCCATTGGGAGGGATCCCAAGGTTTGGGAGAAACCTTTGGACTTCAATCCCCTCCGTTTTCTAAACTCGGAGGTGGACGTGAAGGGCAAGGATTTCGAGCTCATCCCGTTCGGGGCGGGCAGGAGAATCTGCCCGGGCCTGACCCTTGCCATGAGAATGGTGCCCGTGATGTTGGGATCACTGCTGAATTCGTTTGATTGGAAAGTGGAAGGTGGGAAATTGGAGATGGATGACAAATTTGGAATTACGTTGGTGAAGGCTCAGCCATTGAGAGCTGTCCCCATCCCTCTCTAA
- the LOC121767590 gene encoding autophagy-related protein 101-like isoform X2, with amino-acid sequence MNCEICQLKELDVEHFEIREVLRCILHTILFHRALGLVRPKDIDLELFEITYVQCGDVELERKTDEKIEQFIDRAEKHPNKKNQICLSFYEVKNKQPTWFTNKVERLYWEQWYINLNVAQHQKGHSGKSTSSKIVVDPGAEERTARRAALEASLRDVLFQIIRFVNEKKDHIPPVPNLEGVSFPYEITISRCN; translated from the exons ATGAACTGCGAAATCTGCCAACTCAAAGAGCTC GATGTTGAGCACTTCGAGATACGCGAAGTTCTTAGAT GCATTTTGCACACTATTTTGTTCCACAGAGCTTTAGGGCTTGTGCGTCCGAAAGACATTGATTTGGAACTTTTCGAGATTACATAT GTACAATGTGGTGATGTAGAACTTGAGAGGAAAACAGATGAGAAGATTGAGCAATTCATAGACAGGGCGGAGAAGCACCCAAATAAGAAAAATCAG ATATGTTTGTCCTTCTATGAGGTCAAAAACAAACAGCCTACATGGTTCACTAATAAAGTTGAGCGCCTCTACTGGGAACAGTGGTACATAAACTTGAATGTAGCACAACACCAGAAAGGGCATTCTGGAAAGTCTACCTCTTCCAAAATAGTAGTTGATCCTGGAG CTGAGGAAAGGACTGCTCGGCGTGCAGCATTAGAAGCTTCGCTTCGTGATGTTCTATTTCAGATAATTAGATTTGTGAATGAAAAGAAGGATCACATTCCTCCAGTTCCAAACCTCGAAGGTGTCTCATTCCCCTATGAAATTACTATCTCAAG ATGTAACTGA